A single genomic interval of Bacillus sp. es.036 harbors:
- the miaB gene encoding tRNA (N6-isopentenyl adenosine(37)-C2)-methylthiotransferase MiaB, which produces MNEQQRLDSQINVKKTEKTTEDYAKYFQTTYQAPNLKDAKRRGKENVNVHYDFEIPENIKNLGKDKKFLIRTYGCQMNEHDTEVMAGIFEEMGFEATTEVTEADVVLLNTCAIRENAENKVFGELGHLKPLKMENPDLIIGVCGCMSQEESVVNRIMQKHQFVDLIFGTHNIHRLPELMEQAVFGKEMVMEVWSKEGDIIENLPRTRKGEIKAWVNIMYGCDKFCTYCIVPYTRGKERSRRPEDIIQEVRHLAAKGYKEVTLLGQNVNAYGKDLEDIEYGLGDLMNEIHKIDIPRVRFTTSHPRDFDDRLVEVLGQGGNLVDHIHLPVQSGSNEVLKLMNRRYTRETYLELVRKIKKVMPNATFTTDIIVGFPNETDEQFEETMQLVKEVEYDSAYTFIYSQRDGTPAAKMTDNVPMEVKKERLQRLNALVNEMAAKNNAVFEGQIVEVLVEGESKKNADVLSGYTSKNKVVNFRGPKSLVGQIVQVKITKAKTWSLDGEYIEKTAEVNA; this is translated from the coding sequence ATGAACGAACAGCAGCGCCTGGATTCGCAAATCAATGTAAAGAAAACAGAGAAAACGACCGAAGATTACGCGAAGTATTTCCAGACAACGTACCAGGCACCTAACTTAAAAGATGCCAAGCGCAGAGGAAAAGAAAATGTAAACGTTCATTACGATTTTGAAATTCCAGAGAATATTAAAAACCTTGGGAAAGATAAGAAGTTTTTGATTCGCACGTACGGATGTCAAATGAATGAACACGATACAGAAGTAATGGCAGGGATTTTTGAAGAAATGGGTTTTGAAGCTACAACGGAGGTCACAGAGGCGGATGTTGTTCTCCTCAATACGTGTGCGATTCGTGAAAATGCGGAGAACAAAGTATTTGGTGAGCTTGGCCATTTAAAACCATTAAAGATGGAAAATCCGGATTTGATCATTGGTGTATGTGGCTGTATGTCACAGGAAGAATCTGTGGTCAATCGCATCATGCAAAAGCATCAGTTCGTTGATTTAATCTTTGGTACACATAACATTCACCGCCTTCCAGAACTGATGGAGCAAGCAGTCTTTGGTAAAGAAATGGTGATGGAAGTATGGTCAAAAGAAGGTGACATTATTGAAAACCTTCCGCGGACAAGAAAAGGCGAAATCAAAGCATGGGTTAACATCATGTACGGCTGTGATAAATTCTGTACATATTGCATCGTGCCTTATACGCGAGGTAAAGAAAGAAGCCGTCGCCCTGAAGATATTATTCAGGAAGTACGCCACTTAGCAGCAAAAGGCTATAAAGAAGTGACGCTCCTTGGACAGAATGTAAACGCCTACGGGAAAGATTTAGAAGATATTGAGTACGGCCTCGGTGATCTTATGAACGAGATTCATAAGATTGATATTCCTAGAGTTCGTTTCACGACGAGTCATCCACGTGACTTTGATGATCGTCTTGTGGAAGTACTTGGCCAGGGAGGCAATCTTGTCGATCATATCCATCTTCCTGTTCAAAGTGGAAGCAATGAGGTTCTGAAGTTGATGAACCGTCGCTATACGCGCGAGACGTATTTAGAGCTAGTTCGTAAGATTAAAAAGGTTATGCCAAACGCAACCTTTACAACAGATATTATCGTTGGTTTCCCGAATGAAACGGACGAACAGTTCGAAGAAACGATGCAACTTGTAAAAGAAGTAGAGTATGACAGTGCGTATACCTTTATTTACTCCCAACGTGATGGCACGCCAGCAGCTAAAATGACAGATAACGTACCAATGGAAGTGAAGAAAGAACGCCTTCAGCGCTTGAATGCCCTTGTGAATGAAATGGCTGCGAAAAACAACGCTGTTTTTGAAGGGCAAATCGTGGAAGTTCTTGTAGAAGGTGAAAGTAAGAAAAATGCGGATGTTCTTTCTGGCTATACGAGCAAGAACAAAGTGGTTAACTTTAGAGGTCCTAAATCATTAGTTGGTCAAATTGTCCAGGTGAAAATCACAAAAGCAAAAACGTGGTCACTTGATGGCGAATATATTGAAAAAACGGCTGAGGTGAATGCATAA
- a CDS encoding DUF6886 family protein: MRIFHVSEEDDIHEFQPRIPTRQDLDQSKGLVWAVNETCLPNFLTPRNCPRVCFHVGPNTSDADKQTYLSSSCQHAVVIENRWFETITKTKLYLNEFDPIHFKLQDDNAGYYVSDTAQVPIKKIKIDHPIQELFRRQVEVRFVDQLWDIHDEIQHTTFHWSMCRMKFAVSKR, encoded by the coding sequence TTGCGCATTTTTCATGTCAGTGAAGAAGACGATATTCATGAATTTCAGCCAAGAATTCCTACGCGTCAAGATCTTGACCAATCAAAAGGGCTTGTATGGGCGGTTAATGAAACCTGTTTACCGAACTTTTTAACACCACGAAATTGTCCGCGCGTTTGCTTTCATGTTGGGCCAAATACGTCAGATGCAGATAAGCAAACGTATTTATCTTCGAGTTGTCAACATGCTGTTGTTATTGAAAATAGATGGTTTGAAACGATAACGAAAACAAAACTTTATTTAAATGAGTTCGATCCGATCCATTTTAAACTACAAGACGACAATGCCGGCTACTATGTGAGTGATACAGCCCAAGTTCCAATAAAAAAGATTAAGATTGATCATCCCATTCAGGAGTTATTCCGTCGTCAGGTAGAAGTGAGATTTGTTGATCAGCTGTGGGATATACATGATGAGATCCAACATACAACATTTCATTGGTCAATGTGTCGGATGAAGTTTGCCGTTTCGAAGAGGTAA
- a CDS encoding phosphotransferase family protein, translating into MKLGNPIASGNTAEIYSVQNQIVKVFRKDLPDGTSFYEAEKQRYALSKGLPVPKIMDVTKIDGRQAIIMEKISGRTLGERLLENKNLANYYMEMSVNIQQNIHQINADAFEPMTKKLTRQIGTADRLSQSQKTALLFKLSEMPVKKQLCHGDFHLFNLIMGDHVTIIDWVDASAGDSRADVYRTYLLYTQFSSELADLYLKLYCMKTGVSKEEIMEWAPIIAGAGLSEGVLTEDSGRLLEIVDEG; encoded by the coding sequence ATGAAGCTAGGAAATCCAATTGCTTCTGGAAATACTGCGGAAATCTACTCTGTTCAAAATCAAATTGTGAAGGTATTCCGGAAAGACCTTCCAGATGGAACCTCTTTCTATGAAGCTGAGAAACAACGTTACGCTTTATCAAAAGGTCTTCCGGTCCCAAAAATTATGGATGTAACGAAAATAGACGGTAGACAGGCGATCATCATGGAAAAAATTAGCGGACGCACATTAGGTGAGCGTCTTTTAGAGAATAAGAATCTAGCAAATTATTATATGGAAATGTCAGTTAACATTCAACAAAACATTCATCAGATCAACGCCGATGCGTTTGAACCGATGACTAAAAAGCTAACACGCCAAATAGGTACAGCGGATCGATTAAGCCAATCTCAAAAAACAGCATTACTCTTTAAGTTAAGTGAAATGCCAGTCAAGAAGCAGCTTTGCCATGGGGATTTTCATCTATTTAATCTGATAATGGGCGATCATGTGACGATTATTGATTGGGTTGATGCAAGTGCGGGGGATAGCCGAGCAGACGTTTACAGAACGTATCTATTATATACTCAATTTTCAAGTGAGTTAGCGGATCTGTATTTAAAGCTCTATTGCATGAAAACCGGCGTATCAAAAGAAGAGATCATGGAGTGGGCACCGATTATTGCTGGTGCAGGCTTATCCGAAGGAGTATTAACAGAAGACAGTGGTCGCTTGTTAGAAATTGTTGATGAAGGCTAA
- the mutS gene encoding DNA mismatch repair protein MutS: MARYTPMMEQYLRIKAEYQDAFLFFRLGDFYEMFFDDAMRASKELEITLTSRDGGGEDRIPMCGVPYHAAENYISQLVTKGYKIAICEQTEDPKQAKGVVRREVVQLITPGTVMSDHLIKEKENNYIVAISSFDDETFALAANDLTTGESMATILAGDHHEVIGELSNLAPREVILANDSEALSNAIQERMTVTVSIEDDVTIPDALKTLSDHIDQPKLLQVFGRLLQYLIRTQKRSMDHLQPLRHYHVSQYMKLDVNSKRNLELVETIRDKKRTGSLVWFLDSSVTAMGGRLLKQWVERPLLQQREIEKRQELVETLMKQFFERETIREQLQGVYDLERLAGKVAFGNLNARDLVQLRKSLEKIPEIKQAVGSLDNPYANELAEEILPCDDLVQLLQEAIEDNPPLSVKDGQMIRDGYHADLDKYRDASRNGKDWIAALQMQERERTGIKSLKIGYNKVFGYYIEITRSNLANLPEGRYERKQTLSNAERFITPELKEKETLILEAEEKIVDLEYSLFTKLREEVKAYIPELQQLARKISELDVLQSFAVVSEENRFTKPIFSKERKVAVEGGRHPVVEKMLKGREYVANDVMMDRDREILLITGPNMSGKSTYMRQLALISILGQIGCFVPAESAVLPVFDQIFTRIGAADDLAAGQSTFMVEMLEANYAITRATQDSLILLDEIGRGTSTYDGMALAQSIIEYVHSEVRAKTLFSTHYHELTTLEEDLDRLKNVHVKAVEEKGRVVFLHRVHDGSADKSYGIHVAQLANLPDALIQRAEAILAEFEAEPDVAKAPKAPVEKKETVEEDEAQLAFFDQAEDKKKPARTSCEKAILDRLKSVDIMEMTPMDAINTLYELKKHLKS, encoded by the coding sequence ATGGCTCGATATACCCCGATGATGGAACAATATTTGCGAATTAAGGCAGAGTATCAGGATGCCTTTTTATTTTTTCGTTTAGGCGATTTTTATGAAATGTTCTTCGATGATGCGATGCGCGCATCGAAGGAATTGGAAATTACATTAACGAGCAGAGATGGTGGGGGAGAAGACCGCATTCCGATGTGTGGTGTGCCTTATCATGCTGCTGAAAATTATATATCACAGCTCGTAACAAAAGGTTACAAAATAGCGATTTGTGAGCAAACGGAAGATCCGAAACAGGCGAAAGGCGTTGTTCGAAGAGAAGTTGTTCAGCTCATTACACCAGGAACGGTTATGTCAGACCATTTAATTAAAGAAAAAGAAAACAACTACATCGTTGCGATCTCATCGTTTGATGATGAGACATTTGCGCTTGCAGCAAATGATTTAACGACTGGAGAATCGATGGCAACGATTTTAGCTGGTGATCATCATGAAGTGATCGGTGAGCTTTCAAATCTTGCCCCACGTGAAGTGATTCTTGCGAACGACAGCGAAGCGCTATCGAACGCCATTCAAGAACGCATGACTGTGACCGTATCCATTGAAGATGATGTGACGATTCCGGACGCATTAAAGACGTTAAGTGACCATATTGACCAGCCGAAGCTCCTGCAAGTGTTTGGCAGATTGCTTCAATATTTAATTCGTACACAAAAGCGATCGATGGATCACCTCCAGCCGCTTCGTCACTACCACGTTTCTCAATACATGAAGCTAGATGTGAACTCAAAACGAAACCTAGAGCTCGTTGAAACGATTCGCGATAAAAAGCGGACAGGCTCTCTCGTCTGGTTCTTAGATAGTTCCGTAACGGCAATGGGTGGGCGTTTGTTAAAGCAATGGGTCGAGCGACCACTCTTACAGCAGCGAGAAATCGAGAAGCGTCAGGAGCTTGTTGAGACGCTTATGAAACAGTTTTTTGAACGTGAGACAATTCGCGAACAGCTTCAAGGCGTCTATGATTTGGAGCGACTTGCAGGGAAAGTAGCGTTTGGTAACCTAAATGCGCGTGACCTCGTGCAGCTACGCAAATCGCTAGAGAAAATTCCAGAGATTAAGCAAGCGGTGGGATCTCTTGATAATCCGTATGCGAATGAGCTTGCAGAAGAAATCCTTCCATGTGATGATCTTGTTCAGCTTCTCCAAGAAGCGATAGAAGACAACCCACCGCTTTCTGTGAAAGATGGGCAAATGATCCGAGACGGCTATCATGCCGATCTTGATAAATACCGAGATGCAAGCCGGAACGGGAAAGACTGGATCGCGGCACTTCAAATGCAGGAACGTGAGCGAACGGGTATCAAATCACTTAAAATTGGCTACAACAAAGTGTTCGGCTATTATATCGAAATAACGCGATCAAACCTTGCAAACCTCCCAGAAGGTCGCTATGAGCGGAAACAGACGCTTTCCAATGCGGAGCGTTTTATTACCCCTGAATTAAAAGAAAAAGAAACGCTTATTTTGGAAGCTGAAGAAAAAATTGTTGATTTGGAGTATAGCTTGTTTACTAAACTGCGTGAAGAAGTAAAGGCCTACATCCCTGAGCTTCAGCAGCTTGCCAGAAAAATTAGTGAGCTTGATGTTCTTCAGTCATTTGCGGTTGTTAGTGAAGAGAATCGCTTCACAAAACCCATTTTTTCAAAAGAGCGTAAAGTGGCTGTCGAAGGTGGCCGTCACCCGGTTGTTGAGAAAATGTTAAAAGGCAGAGAGTATGTCGCGAACGACGTGATGATGGATCGCGACCGTGAAATTCTCTTAATTACTGGGCCAAACATGAGTGGTAAGAGTACGTACATGCGCCAGCTTGCGCTCATTTCCATTCTTGGGCAAATCGGCTGCTTCGTTCCGGCAGAATCGGCGGTGCTTCCTGTGTTTGACCAAATCTTTACGCGAATTGGGGCGGCGGATGACCTCGCGGCAGGGCAAAGTACGTTTATGGTTGAAATGCTTGAAGCGAACTACGCGATAACGCGTGCTACGCAAGATAGCTTGATCTTATTAGATGAAATTGGTCGCGGCACCTCAACGTATGACGGTATGGCGCTTGCACAGTCAATCATTGAATATGTGCATAGCGAAGTACGAGCGAAAACGCTGTTTTCCACGCACTACCATGAGCTGACAACGCTTGAGGAAGATCTTGATCGCTTAAAGAATGTACACGTTAAAGCGGTAGAAGAAAAGGGAAGAGTTGTTTTCCTACACCGCGTGCATGATGGATCTGCTGATAAAAGTTACGGCATTCACGTGGCGCAGCTTGCGAACTTACCTGATGCGCTCATTCAGCGTGCGGAAGCGATATTAGCTGAATTTGAAGCAGAGCCAGATGTTGCGAAAGCGCCAAAAGCACCTGTGGAGAAGAAAGAAACGGTGGAAGAAGACGAAGCGCAGCTTGCCTTCTTCGATCAAGCGGAAGATAAGAAAAAGCCTGCCCGTACGTCATGTGAAAAAGCGATTCTCGATCGCTTGAAGTCAGTAGATATTATGGAAATGACGCCGATGGATGCGATCAATACGCTTTATGAATTAAAGAAGCACTTAAAGTCTTAG
- a CDS encoding outer spore coat protein CotE, producing MSEEYNYREIFAKAVCGKGRKFTQDTNTVTPTHKPSSILGCWIINNQFTAKKRGDVVQVEGSYDINIWYSYSHNTKTEVVTETVKYHEEIPLRYKDKDCVADEVVAKAIQEPNCLEATIAPSGHKVIVQVEREFLVEVIGETKICVYVNPDGCGDDDDDDWDYDVDDEEFEDLDPNFLIGDLEE from the coding sequence ATGTCAGAGGAATATAATTACAGAGAGATATTCGCCAAAGCTGTTTGCGGAAAAGGGCGTAAATTTACACAGGATACAAACACAGTAACACCAACTCATAAGCCTTCTAGTATTCTGGGTTGCTGGATTATTAACAATCAATTCACTGCCAAGAAGCGTGGTGACGTTGTCCAAGTGGAAGGCTCTTACGACATTAATATCTGGTATTCTTACAGCCATAATACCAAAACAGAAGTTGTAACAGAAACAGTTAAATACCATGAAGAAATTCCTCTTCGCTACAAAGACAAAGACTGTGTTGCTGATGAAGTGGTCGCAAAAGCAATTCAGGAGCCTAACTGTCTCGAAGCGACCATTGCGCCGAGCGGTCATAAGGTGATTGTACAAGTGGAAAGAGAGTTTCTTGTAGAAGTTATCGGTGAAACGAAGATTTGCGTATACGTCAATCCTGACGGCTGTGGAGATGACGACGATGATGATTGGGATTATGATGTAGATGATGAAGAGTTTGAGGATTTAGATCCGAACTTCTTAATTGGTGATCTTGAAGAATAG
- a CDS encoding glycine C-acetyltransferase: MKGFEYLQEELDQMQEEGVFRNLIPLESAQGSRVTIKGKNVIQLSSNNYLGLTDHPKMKQAAIEAVEKYGAGTGSVRTIAGTLSMHEQFEEKLAEFKHTEAALVLQSGFATNQAVLSAILTKEDVVISDELNHASIIDGIRLTKAGRRIYKHTDMEDLESALKETQDYRTRLVVTDGVFSMDGNIAPLTEIVELCEKYDALVMVDDAHASGVLGENGRGTVDHFGLNGRVHIQVGTLSKAIGVLGGYIASTKTLRDYLIHKGRPFLFSTSHPPAVTAACSAAIDVLVEEPELIEKLWDNTKFFKAGLKELGFDTGISETPVTPVIIGDEALTHKFSDKLFENGVFAQGIAFPTVAKGKGRVRTIVTAQHSKEDLQEALDAFEKSAKELGIL, encoded by the coding sequence ATGAAAGGTTTTGAATATCTCCAAGAAGAGCTTGATCAAATGCAGGAGGAAGGTGTTTTTCGTAACTTGATTCCACTTGAGTCTGCTCAAGGGTCACGCGTTACGATTAAAGGAAAAAACGTTATTCAGCTATCTTCAAACAACTATCTCGGACTGACGGACCATCCGAAAATGAAGCAAGCAGCGATTGAAGCCGTTGAAAAATACGGTGCAGGAACAGGCTCTGTTCGAACCATTGCTGGAACGCTCTCCATGCACGAACAGTTTGAAGAAAAGCTTGCTGAATTTAAACATACGGAAGCGGCACTCGTTCTTCAATCAGGATTTGCTACAAATCAGGCGGTCCTTTCAGCGATCCTAACAAAAGAAGATGTCGTTATTTCTGATGAACTAAACCACGCTTCGATTATCGATGGCATTCGCTTAACAAAAGCGGGACGTCGTATTTACAAGCATACGGATATGGAAGATCTCGAGAGCGCATTGAAAGAAACGCAAGATTATCGCACGCGTCTTGTTGTCACAGACGGGGTCTTCTCAATGGACGGAAACATTGCGCCGCTAACTGAAATTGTCGAGCTATGTGAAAAGTATGATGCACTTGTCATGGTTGATGACGCTCATGCAAGTGGCGTACTTGGTGAGAACGGCCGTGGAACGGTTGACCACTTTGGCTTAAACGGACGCGTTCACATTCAGGTTGGGACACTTAGTAAGGCGATTGGCGTTCTTGGTGGTTACATTGCAAGTACGAAAACACTTCGCGATTACTTGATTCATAAAGGTCGTCCGTTCTTATTTAGTACATCTCATCCTCCTGCAGTAACAGCAGCTTGCTCAGCAGCAATTGATGTTCTTGTAGAAGAGCCTGAATTGATTGAGAAGCTTTGGGACAACACAAAATTCTTTAAAGCTGGGTTAAAAGAGCTTGGTTTTGATACAGGGATTAGTGAAACACCAGTAACACCTGTCATCATTGGTGATGAGGCACTTACGCATAAGTTTTCCGATAAGCTATTTGAAAACGGCGTGTTTGCGCAGGGGATTGCTTTTCCAACTGTTGCAAAAGGAAAAGGCCGCGTGCGTACGATCGTAACGGCTCAGCATTCAAAAGAAGACCTTCAAGAAGCATTAGACGCATTTGAGAAGTCTGCAAAAGAGCTTGGAATACTATAA
- a CDS encoding aminoglycoside adenylyltransferase domain-containing protein: MSNWHTCSAEVAEFVKKLMVETKRILGSHYVGFYLHGSLAMGGFNPKRSDIDVLVITKKGVTVQTKKQLAQLYLSTSRKPFPFEMSMLREKHLRIREHPSSYDFHFSEFWRERYERDLETNSSEYINAEVHKDPDLAAHITITTERGICIDGRPINQTFPGIPREHYLSSILVDFKECVEGMTRKPVYSILNTIRVYRYVKDGVISSKKEAGIWGLDSLPREIKLTVQKALHCYVDGESPYEFKREELIVFTHYITKEVQAYLV, from the coding sequence ATGTCTAACTGGCATACTTGCTCTGCTGAAGTAGCTGAATTTGTTAAGAAATTGATGGTAGAGACGAAAAGGATACTTGGTAGTCATTATGTAGGTTTTTATTTACACGGTTCGTTAGCGATGGGTGGATTTAATCCAAAACGAAGCGATATTGATGTTTTGGTCATTACCAAAAAGGGAGTTACCGTTCAAACGAAAAAACAGTTAGCACAATTGTATTTATCAACTTCAAGAAAGCCATTTCCATTCGAAATGAGTATGCTTCGTGAAAAACACCTGAGGATTAGGGAACACCCGAGTTCCTATGATTTTCATTTTAGCGAATTTTGGAGAGAGCGGTATGAACGTGATTTAGAAACAAATTCCAGTGAATATATAAATGCAGAAGTCCACAAAGACCCAGATCTTGCTGCTCATATTACGATTACGACAGAGCGAGGAATTTGTATCGATGGGCGACCGATTAATCAAACGTTTCCGGGAATCCCAAGGGAACATTATTTATCTTCTATTTTAGTGGATTTCAAAGAATGTGTGGAAGGAATGACCAGGAAGCCTGTTTATAGTATTTTAAACACGATAAGGGTTTATAGGTATGTGAAAGATGGAGTGATTTCATCAAAGAAAGAAGCGGGGATTTGGGGATTAGACTCTTTGCCAAGAGAGATTAAATTAACTGTTCAAAAAGCACTTCATTGTTATGTCGATGGAGAGAGCCCCTATGAATTTAAGCGAGAAGAGTTAATCGTGTTTACTCATTACATAACGAAAGAAGTTCAAGCCTACTTGGTATGA
- a CDS encoding alpha/beta fold hydrolase: MKRYFLKDETIHVHLTEWGEKELPVIFCLHGLGSTSLSFVEIGEKLKNRYRVIAIDAPGHGRTPPFKRAEQYEMPQMARWLNEIIDHLQIDRFYFLSHSWGSFVALFYLHDYGDRVLGSILIDGGYQTKRLGNQSMEEEIAFYEKDFEEYVETWDSFLEEAVYGGVSRRSSLLDLAANDLALEKDGKFYWHARGKTAGYIIQAMHKHETIDIYEALPSTIILLRATLPESMQVQRNRISTIFKEKTGSTVKCISNTTHMLHWDNPEIVVNEIKTSWE, from the coding sequence ATGAAAAGGTATTTTCTAAAGGATGAAACAATTCACGTTCATCTTACTGAATGGGGAGAAAAAGAGCTTCCAGTTATTTTTTGTTTGCACGGTTTAGGGAGCACAAGCTTATCCTTTGTCGAAATAGGGGAGAAGCTTAAAAATCGCTATCGAGTTATTGCAATAGATGCGCCTGGTCATGGGAGAACGCCTCCTTTTAAGCGTGCAGAACAATATGAAATGCCTCAAATGGCTCGGTGGCTGAACGAGATCATCGATCATCTCCAAATCGATCGTTTTTACTTTCTATCACATTCTTGGGGAAGTTTTGTTGCTTTATTTTATCTTCATGATTATGGAGACCGCGTTTTAGGAAGTATTCTAATCGATGGAGGTTACCAAACAAAGCGTTTGGGAAATCAGTCGATGGAAGAAGAAATTGCTTTTTATGAAAAGGATTTTGAAGAGTATGTGGAAACGTGGGATTCTTTTTTAGAAGAAGCGGTATATGGAGGCGTATCTCGCCGTTCATCGTTATTGGATTTAGCTGCTAACGATCTCGCTTTAGAGAAGGACGGTAAATTCTACTGGCATGCGAGAGGCAAGACCGCCGGGTACATCATTCAAGCGATGCACAAACATGAGACGATTGATATCTACGAAGCGTTACCTTCAACGATCATTCTATTAAGAGCAACATTGCCTGAAAGTATGCAAGTTCAGCGGAACCGAATCTCAACCATTTTCAAAGAGAAAACAGGCAGTACGGTTAAATGCATCTCAAACACCACCCACATGCTGCACTGGGATAACCCTGAGATCGTTGTAAATGAAATAAAAACAAGCTGGGAGTAG
- a CDS encoding RicAFT regulatory complex protein RicA family protein produces the protein MISRMEVIAKAKDLAKLVSETEEVDFFKRAEEKINENKKVQSLIARIKLEQKEAVNLQHYSKHEALKEKDERIDKLMQQLDEIPVVQEFKRSQSDVNDLLQLVANTISNTVTDEIIESTGGNVLEGTTGSTQQGPGCK, from the coding sequence ATGATATCAAGAATGGAAGTTATTGCAAAAGCAAAAGATCTTGCGAAACTCGTTTCAGAAACAGAAGAAGTCGATTTCTTCAAACGGGCAGAAGAAAAGATCAATGAAAATAAAAAAGTGCAAAGCTTAATTGCGCGAATTAAGTTAGAGCAAAAAGAAGCGGTAAATCTTCAGCACTACAGCAAGCATGAAGCGTTGAAAGAGAAAGATGAGCGGATTGATAAGCTCATGCAGCAGCTGGATGAAATTCCTGTCGTGCAGGAATTCAAACGCTCGCAGTCTGATGTAAATGACCTTCTTCAGCTAGTAGCTAACACGATTTCGAATACAGTGACAGATGAAATTATTGAATCAACTGGTGGGAACGTCCTTGAAGGAACAACAGGCTCAACCCAGCAGGGACCTGGTTGTAAGTAA